One genomic region from Streptomyces venezuelae encodes:
- a CDS encoding helix-turn-helix domain-containing protein: protein MVRTPLTPEERERGERLGLLLRSARGERSMVEIAAAAGLSAETLRKIETGRAPTPAFFTVAALARVLGLSMDELVVLCTPTPAPALAPAPAPHPGPVPSAHPAPALAPAPA from the coding sequence ATGGTGCGCACACCCCTGACCCCCGAAGAGCGCGAGCGCGGCGAACGCCTGGGCCTCCTCCTGCGCTCGGCGCGCGGCGAGCGGTCCATGGTCGAGATCGCGGCCGCGGCCGGCCTGTCCGCCGAGACCCTCCGCAAGATCGAGACCGGGCGGGCCCCTACGCCGGCCTTCTTCACCGTCGCGGCCCTCGCCCGGGTCCTCGGCCTCTCCATGGACGAACTCGTGGTGCTCTGCACCCCGACCCCGGCTCCGGCCCTGGCCCCGGCTCCGGCTCCGCATCCGGGCCCGGTCCCGTCCGCCCACCCGGCTCCGGCCCTGGCCCCGGCCCCGGCCTGA
- the map gene encoding type I methionyl aminopeptidase, whose protein sequence is MVEIKTNESLAAMRESGRVVARALAAVREKAAPGVALTELDRAAREVLAEAGAGSPFLDYHPDWAPVPFPAVVCVSVNDAIVHGIPDGTRLADGDLVSADCGALLGGWAGDSAVSFTVGRARPEDTRLIAAAEEALAAGIAAAVVGNRIGDIAHAIGRVCRGAGYGIPDGFGGHGIGRTMHEDPGVPNEGRPGRGMKLRHGMVLAIEPMLIGGGTDDHYTARDGWTIRTLDGSRASHAEHTVAITDDGPRVLTAL, encoded by the coding sequence ATGGTGGAGATCAAGACGAACGAGTCCCTGGCGGCGATGCGCGAGTCGGGGCGGGTGGTGGCCCGGGCCCTCGCGGCCGTACGGGAGAAGGCGGCGCCCGGTGTCGCGCTCACCGAGCTGGACCGGGCGGCGCGGGAGGTGCTGGCGGAGGCTGGGGCCGGTTCGCCCTTCCTCGACTACCACCCGGACTGGGCTCCGGTGCCGTTCCCGGCGGTCGTGTGCGTCTCCGTGAACGACGCGATCGTGCACGGCATCCCGGACGGGACCCGGCTGGCCGACGGCGACCTCGTCTCCGCCGACTGCGGGGCGCTCCTGGGCGGCTGGGCGGGCGACTCCGCCGTCAGCTTCACGGTCGGCCGGGCCCGCCCGGAGGACACGCGGCTGATCGCCGCGGCGGAGGAGGCGCTGGCGGCGGGCATAGCGGCGGCCGTCGTCGGCAACCGGATCGGTGACATCGCGCACGCGATCGGCCGGGTCTGCCGGGGCGCGGGGTACGGCATCCCGGACGGCTTCGGCGGCCACGGCATCGGCCGGACCATGCACGAGGACCCGGGCGTCCCCAACGAGGGACGCCCGGGTCGCGGCATGAAGCTGCGGCACGGCATGGTGCTCGCGATCGAGCCGATGCTCATCGGCGGCGGTACGGACGACCACTACACGGCGCGGGACGGCTGGACGATCCGTACGCTCGACGGCTCGCGCGCGTCCCACGCCGAGCACACGGTCGCGATCACGGACGACGGCCCGCGCGTGCTCACGGCCCTGTAG
- the ggt gene encoding gamma-glutamyltransferase: protein MRRSAARKVSVLAVAATVLSMGAAAPSPAPPGAPPGPGKEPVAVGHGGAVASVDADASAAGIEILRKGGNAVDAAVAVAAALGVTEPYSAGIGGGGYFVYYDAKSRTVHTVDGRETAPRSADANLFTENGKPIPFEEGMTSGLGVGTPGTPATWKTALDAWGSKRLATLLAPAQRLAREGFTVDPTFRAQTAANEARFRDFPASSELFLPGGQLPVVGSVFKNPDLARTYETLGRQGVGALYRGPLARDIVDTVRTPPVRAGATRTVRPGDLTERDLGAYRTEFRRPTKVAYRGLDVYGMAPSSSGGTSVGEALNILEGTDLAAATRAGYLHRHIEASRIAFADRGRWVGDPAFESVPTRELLSQRYADSRACLIRDDAVLTSPLAPGDPRDPAPCASGGTAAPTTYEGENTTHLTAADKWGNVVAYTLTIESTGGSGITVPGRGFLLNNELTDFSFAPANPAVHDPNLPGPGKRPRSSISPTIVLDGHDRPVLALGSPGGATIITTVLQTLTGVVDRGLPLVEAIAAPRASQRNQATTELEPGLWNSPLRAELEGIGHAFRQNPEIGAATGVQRLPDGRWVAAAEKVRRGGGSAMVVRPAGGR, encoded by the coding sequence ATGCGTCGATCCGCCGCCCGGAAGGTCTCCGTTCTCGCTGTCGCGGCGACGGTCCTCTCGATGGGCGCCGCCGCGCCGTCCCCGGCCCCGCCGGGAGCCCCGCCGGGACCGGGCAAGGAACCCGTCGCCGTCGGCCACGGCGGAGCGGTCGCCAGCGTCGACGCCGACGCCTCGGCCGCCGGAATCGAGATCCTCCGCAAGGGCGGCAACGCCGTGGACGCGGCCGTCGCGGTCGCGGCGGCCCTCGGCGTCACCGAGCCGTACTCCGCGGGGATCGGGGGCGGCGGCTACTTCGTGTACTACGACGCCAAGAGCCGTACGGTCCACACCGTCGACGGCCGGGAGACGGCACCCCGCTCCGCCGACGCGAACCTCTTCACGGAGAACGGCAAGCCGATCCCCTTCGAGGAGGGCATGACCAGCGGCCTCGGCGTCGGCACCCCCGGCACCCCGGCGACCTGGAAGACCGCCCTCGACGCCTGGGGCAGCAAACGCCTCGCCACCCTCCTCGCGCCCGCCCAGCGGCTCGCCCGCGAGGGATTCACCGTCGATCCCACCTTCCGCGCCCAGACCGCCGCCAACGAGGCCCGCTTCCGCGACTTCCCGGCCTCGTCCGAACTCTTCCTGCCCGGCGGACAACTGCCCGTGGTCGGCTCGGTGTTCAAGAACCCCGACCTGGCCCGTACGTACGAGACGCTCGGCCGCCAGGGCGTCGGCGCGCTCTACCGGGGGCCGCTCGCCCGGGACATCGTCGACACCGTCCGCACGCCCCCGGTCCGGGCGGGCGCCACCCGGACCGTCCGCCCCGGTGACCTGACGGAGCGTGACCTCGGTGCGTACCGCACCGAGTTCCGCAGGCCGACGAAGGTCGCCTACCGCGGACTCGACGTCTACGGCATGGCCCCGTCCTCCTCCGGCGGCACGAGCGTCGGCGAGGCGCTCAACATCCTGGAGGGCACCGACCTCGCCGCCGCCACCCGGGCCGGCTATCTCCACCGGCACATCGAGGCCAGCCGGATCGCCTTCGCCGACCGGGGCCGCTGGGTCGGCGACCCGGCCTTCGAGTCCGTGCCGACCCGCGAACTGCTCTCCCAGCGGTACGCCGACTCCCGCGCCTGCCTGATCCGCGACGACGCCGTCCTGACCAGCCCGCTCGCGCCCGGCGACCCCCGCGACCCCGCACCCTGCGCGAGCGGCGGCACCGCCGCCCCGACCACGTACGAGGGAGAGAACACCACCCATCTGACGGCCGCCGACAAGTGGGGCAACGTCGTCGCCTACACCCTGACCATCGAGTCCACCGGTGGCAGCGGGATCACCGTGCCCGGCCGGGGCTTCCTGCTCAACAACGAGCTGACCGACTTCTCCTTCGCCCCGGCGAACCCGGCCGTGCACGACCCGAACCTGCCCGGCCCCGGCAAGCGCCCGCGCTCCTCGATCTCCCCGACGATCGTCCTCGACGGGCACGACCGGCCCGTCCTCGCCCTCGGCTCGCCGGGTGGCGCGACCATCATCACGACGGTCCTCCAGACCCTCACCGGGGTCGTCGACCGGGGCCTGCCGCTCGTCGAGGCGATCGCCGCGCCCCGCGCCAGCCAGCGCAACCAGGCCACCACCGAACTCGAACCCGGCCTGTGGAACAGCCCGCTGAGGGCCGAGCTGGAGGGCATCGGGCACGCCTTCCGGCAGAACCCGGAGATCGGCGCGGCCACGGGCGTGCAGCGGCTGCCGGACGGACGCTGGGTGGCCGCCGCGGAGAAGGTCCGCAGGGGCGGCGGCTCGGCCATGGTCGTCCGGCCCGCGGGCGGCCGGTAG
- a CDS encoding cytochrome P450 → MGDASEVPDVFDPRIYAAGIPHDRFRALRDLAPVARQAEPEILGWPAGPGFWAVTRHADVVRVLKDSRTYSSSLGATQIRDPDPADLPFIRRMMLNQDPPEHGRLRRVVSRAFTPGRIERFALTARERARTLLAEAVAVAEGAGGEADLVRTVTDDYALLNLTDLLGVPASDRGLLHAWTERVIAYQDPDEPPVLDAEGRPVNPRSPAMLAEMFGYAQELAAYKRAHPADDVMTSLATSELADAELEMFFFLLTVAGNDTVRSAAPGGLLALAEHPGEQARLWDGKVPMETAVDELLRVHPPVLSFRRTAAQDTVLAGRAVRSGDKVVVFHASANHDERVFAAPHRLDLGRSPNPHVSFGDGPHVCLGAHFARLQLRVLYEEAREACGGVELAGPPRRLVSNFINGIKSLPVRLKEPTARPA, encoded by the coding sequence GTGGGGGACGCGAGCGAGGTGCCGGACGTCTTCGACCCGCGGATCTACGCCGCCGGGATCCCGCACGACCGCTTCCGCGCGCTGCGCGACCTCGCGCCCGTCGCCCGACAGGCGGAGCCGGAGATCCTGGGGTGGCCCGCCGGACCCGGATTCTGGGCCGTCACGCGGCACGCCGACGTCGTCCGGGTGCTCAAGGACTCCCGTACGTACTCCTCGTCCCTCGGCGCCACGCAGATCCGGGACCCCGACCCCGCCGACCTGCCGTTCATCCGTCGCATGATGCTCAATCAGGACCCGCCCGAACACGGCCGGTTGCGACGGGTCGTCAGCCGGGCCTTCACTCCGGGCCGCATCGAGCGGTTCGCTCTCACCGCACGGGAGCGGGCCCGGACACTCCTCGCGGAAGCCGTCGCGGTCGCGGAGGGTGCCGGTGGCGAGGCCGACCTCGTCCGGACCGTCACCGACGACTACGCCCTGCTCAACCTCACCGACCTGCTCGGCGTCCCCGCGAGCGACCGGGGACTGCTCCACGCCTGGACCGAACGCGTCATCGCCTACCAGGACCCCGACGAGCCGCCCGTCCTCGACGCCGAGGGACGGCCGGTCAACCCCCGGTCGCCCGCGATGCTCGCCGAGATGTTCGGGTACGCCCAGGAGCTCGCCGCGTACAAGCGTGCGCACCCCGCCGACGACGTGATGACCTCGCTCGCCACCTCCGAACTCGCCGACGCCGAACTGGAGATGTTCTTCTTCCTGCTGACGGTCGCCGGCAACGACACCGTCCGCAGCGCCGCCCCCGGCGGACTCCTCGCTCTCGCCGAACACCCCGGGGAGCAGGCCCGCCTGTGGGACGGGAAGGTCCCCATGGAGACGGCCGTCGACGAACTCCTGCGCGTGCACCCGCCCGTGCTGTCCTTCCGCCGGACGGCCGCCCAGGACACCGTGCTCGCGGGGCGGGCGGTCCGGTCGGGCGACAAGGTCGTCGTCTTCCATGCCTCCGCCAACCACGACGAGCGGGTCTTCGCCGCACCCCACCGCCTCGACCTCGGCCGGAGCCCGAACCCGCACGTCTCCTTCGGCGACGGACCGCACGTCTGCCTCGGCGCCCACTTCGCCCGGCTTCAGCTCCGGGTGCTGTACGAGGAGGCGCGCGAAGCCTGCGGAGGCGTGGAGCTCGCCGGGCCGCCCCGCAGGCTGGTGTCCAACTTCATCAACGGGATCAAGTCGCTGCCGGTGCGGCTGAAGGAGCCGACAGCGCGACCCGCGTGA
- a CDS encoding CocE/NonD family hydrolase, which yields MRTSLALAVSAALVAGTALGLAPAAQAADTGIRFVDIAGEGGTVLKANVVTPAGAGPSARLPLIVLPTSWAMPQIEYLAQAQKLADSGYVVVSYNSRGFWQSGGEIETAGPKDVADASKVIDWALANTPADAGHVGMAGVSYGAGISLLAAAHDPRIKAVAALSGWADLIESIYSGRTQHLQAAALLGGAGYLTGRPGPELKEILGDFLSSNLDKEDEMIAWGRKRSPATYLDRINANGAAIMLGNAWGDTIFPPNQYASFYEKLTGPKRLEFRPGDHATAEATGILGLPNDTWTSAHRWFDRHLKGVDNGIDREQPVQLKSRSTSGYEGYPDWKSVHANQRKFDLGGTQRIWANVDSGANGGITLLTNLLDQFLRTPPTVSVPLLPRAFAGVWQSERYATPQRVRGTAKVHTTVTSTKESGTLVAYLYDVGPLGVGKLVSNAPYTFHGKTPGQPFTVDLELFSTAYDVPAGHRLALVVDTVDALYIEHNPTGAQLTFSSPSADPSYVSVPLREK from the coding sequence GTGCGCACATCCCTGGCACTCGCCGTCTCGGCCGCTCTCGTGGCCGGGACGGCCCTCGGCCTGGCCCCCGCCGCCCAGGCCGCGGACACCGGCATCCGTTTCGTCGACATCGCCGGGGAGGGCGGCACCGTCCTCAAGGCGAACGTCGTCACCCCCGCCGGCGCCGGCCCCTCGGCCCGCCTTCCCCTGATCGTGCTGCCCACGAGCTGGGCCATGCCCCAGATCGAGTACCTCGCCCAGGCCCAGAAGCTCGCCGACTCCGGTTACGTCGTGGTGAGTTACAACTCCCGCGGCTTCTGGCAGTCCGGCGGCGAGATCGAGACCGCCGGACCGAAGGACGTCGCCGACGCCTCGAAGGTCATCGACTGGGCCCTGGCGAACACCCCGGCCGACGCCGGCCACGTGGGCATGGCGGGGGTCTCGTACGGCGCCGGGATCAGCCTGCTCGCCGCCGCGCACGACCCCCGGATCAAGGCCGTCGCCGCCCTCAGTGGCTGGGCCGACCTCATCGAGTCGATCTACAGCGGCCGCACCCAGCACCTCCAGGCCGCCGCCCTGCTCGGCGGCGCCGGCTACCTGACCGGGCGGCCAGGCCCCGAACTCAAGGAGATCCTGGGCGACTTCCTCTCGTCGAACCTCGACAAGGAGGACGAGATGATCGCCTGGGGCCGCAAGCGGTCCCCCGCCACCTACCTGGACCGGATCAACGCCAACGGCGCCGCGATCATGCTCGGCAACGCCTGGGGCGACACCATCTTCCCGCCCAACCAGTACGCGAGCTTCTACGAGAAGCTCACCGGCCCCAAGCGGCTGGAGTTCCGCCCCGGCGACCACGCCACCGCCGAGGCCACCGGCATCCTCGGACTCCCCAACGACACCTGGACCAGCGCCCACCGCTGGTTCGACCGCCACCTCAAGGGCGTCGACAACGGCATCGACCGCGAGCAGCCCGTCCAGCTCAAGTCCCGCTCCACGAGCGGCTACGAGGGCTACCCGGACTGGAAGTCGGTCCACGCGAACCAGCGGAAGTTCGACCTCGGCGGCACCCAGCGGATCTGGGCGAACGTGGACTCGGGCGCCAACGGCGGGATCACCCTGCTGACCAACCTCCTGGACCAGTTCCTCCGCACCCCGCCCACCGTCTCCGTCCCCCTGCTCCCCCGCGCCTTCGCCGGCGTCTGGCAGTCCGAGCGGTACGCCACCCCGCAGCGGGTGCGCGGCACGGCGAAGGTGCACACCACGGTCACCTCCACGAAGGAGAGCGGCACCCTCGTCGCGTACCTCTACGACGTGGGCCCGCTCGGCGTGGGCAAGCTGGTCAGCAACGCCCCGTACACCTTCCACGGCAAGACTCCGGGGCAGCCGTTCACCGTCGATCTGGAGCTGTTCTCCACGGCGTACGACGTACCGGCCGGCCACCGCCTCGCCCTGGTCGTCGACACCGTCGACGCGCTCTACATCGAGCACAACCCGACCGGCGCGCAGCTGACCTTCTCCTCCCCGTCGGCCGACCCGTCGTACGTGTCGGTACCGCTGCGGGAGAAGTGA
- a CDS encoding amino acid ABC transporter permease: protein MTESTALYDIPGPHARRRHLLYGLASTVVILALAGWILYLLFDTEQFTSTKWSPFLYEGIQELLLEGLGNTLKAFAYASVLSLALGAVLAAGRLSEHRVLRWTSTLLVEFFRAMPVLVMIFFIFVALKVQPLPALVAGLTLYNGSVLAEVFRTGVHAVARGQGEAAYALGMRKTQVMTYVLVPQAVRAMLPAIISQLVVALKDTSLGFLITYEEFLHAGKLIASNLDYDLPFIPVVLVISPIYIGMCILLSWFATWVARRERRSPKTKAVDVAPAEPGTLLPGAQ, encoded by the coding sequence ATGACCGAGTCCACCGCCCTCTACGACATCCCCGGACCGCACGCCCGGCGGCGTCACCTCCTCTACGGCCTCGCGTCCACCGTCGTGATCCTCGCCCTGGCCGGCTGGATCCTCTACCTTCTCTTCGACACCGAGCAGTTCACCTCCACCAAGTGGTCGCCCTTCCTGTACGAGGGCATCCAGGAGCTGCTGCTCGAAGGCCTCGGCAACACCCTCAAGGCCTTCGCCTACGCCTCGGTGCTCTCGCTCGCGCTCGGTGCGGTCCTCGCCGCCGGACGCCTCTCCGAGCACCGGGTGCTGCGGTGGACCTCGACGCTCCTCGTCGAGTTCTTCCGCGCGATGCCCGTCCTCGTGATGATCTTCTTCATCTTCGTGGCCCTGAAGGTCCAGCCGCTGCCCGCGCTCGTCGCCGGACTGACCCTCTACAACGGCTCGGTGCTCGCCGAGGTCTTCCGTACCGGCGTCCACGCCGTCGCGCGCGGCCAGGGCGAGGCCGCGTACGCGCTCGGCATGCGCAAGACGCAGGTCATGACGTACGTCCTCGTGCCGCAGGCGGTCCGCGCGATGCTGCCGGCCATCATCAGCCAGCTCGTGGTGGCCCTCAAGGACACCTCGCTCGGCTTCCTCATCACCTACGAGGAGTTCCTGCACGCGGGCAAGCTGATCGCGTCCAACCTCGACTACGACCTGCCGTTCATCCCCGTCGTGCTGGTCATCTCACCGATCTACATCGGGATGTGCATACTGCTCTCCTGGTTCGCCACCTGGGTGGCCCGCCGAGAGCGCCGCAGCCCGAAGACGAAGGCCGTGGACGTCGCGCCGGCCGAACCGGGAACGCTGCTGCCGGGAGCGCAGTAG
- a CDS encoding amino acid ABC transporter permease, with protein sequence MDVLTDNFSLYGEGFLGTVELTVYASALALVLGFVMASFRVAPVGSFRVFGTVWVTVLRNTPLTLLFFAVMLGLPRFGLVLPFEVFAVLALGCYTSAFVCEVLRSGINTVPRGQGEAARSLGMTFTQTLGAVVLPQAFRTVIPPIGSTLIALAKNSAIAGAFSVTELLGTYKTLSELGYNIVWAFVWIAVGYLIITLTISALFHVLEKRWGVAR encoded by the coding sequence ATGGACGTCCTGACCGACAACTTCTCGCTCTACGGCGAGGGCTTCCTCGGCACCGTCGAACTGACCGTCTACGCCTCGGCGCTGGCCCTCGTCCTGGGCTTCGTCATGGCCTCCTTCCGGGTCGCGCCCGTGGGCTCCTTCCGGGTCTTCGGCACGGTCTGGGTCACCGTCCTGCGCAACACCCCGCTGACCCTGCTCTTCTTCGCCGTGATGCTGGGCCTGCCCCGCTTCGGGCTCGTCCTGCCCTTCGAGGTGTTCGCGGTCCTCGCGCTCGGCTGCTACACCTCCGCCTTCGTCTGCGAGGTCCTGCGCTCCGGCATCAACACCGTGCCGCGCGGGCAGGGAGAGGCGGCCCGCAGTCTGGGCATGACCTTCACGCAGACCCTCGGGGCGGTGGTCCTGCCGCAGGCCTTCCGCACGGTCATCCCGCCCATCGGCTCGACCCTGATCGCCCTCGCCAAGAACTCGGCGATCGCCGGGGCGTTCAGCGTCACCGAACTCCTCGGCACCTACAAGACGTTGAGCGAGCTCGGCTACAACATCGTCTGGGCCTTCGTCTGGATCGCCGTCGGATACCTGATCATCACCCTCACCATCAGCGCCCTCTTCCACGTCCTGGAGAAGCGCTGGGGAGTCGCCCGATGA
- a CDS encoding glutamate ABC transporter substrate-binding protein, whose amino-acid sequence MQRTHRTLAALALLLATAAALGGCGRPGSPPVKGPQPDRLPVYQVQSDFTLPGSSTWNRAKKRGRLVVGAKEDQPYMGEKDPATGRYSGFDIEIARMMAASLGFEPAGIDFRTIASANRETALQNGQIDYYVGTYTINDNRKKLVGFAGPYYEAGQSLLVRTDEHDIDGPQDLDGRTVCSAAGSTPYQRIEKDYPEAELVAYDTYSVCVDNLLTYQVDAVTTDDTILMGYAAKVPDELKVVGEPFSKEPYGIGVPHGDNALRFALDDAIAAHEKNGDWKKAYDATLGLSGVPAPTPPAIDRYPAS is encoded by the coding sequence ATGCAGCGTACGCACCGGACCCTCGCCGCGCTCGCCCTGCTCCTCGCCACCGCGGCGGCGCTCGGCGGCTGCGGCCGGCCGGGCAGCCCGCCCGTCAAGGGCCCGCAGCCCGACCGACTCCCCGTCTACCAGGTCCAGTCGGACTTCACCCTGCCCGGCTCGAGCACCTGGAACCGGGCGAAGAAGCGCGGCCGGCTCGTCGTCGGCGCCAAGGAGGACCAGCCGTACATGGGCGAGAAGGATCCTGCCACCGGCCGCTACTCCGGCTTCGACATCGAGATCGCCAGGATGATGGCGGCCTCCCTCGGCTTTGAACCGGCCGGCATCGACTTCCGCACGATCGCCTCGGCCAACCGCGAGACCGCCCTGCAGAACGGCCAGATCGACTACTACGTCGGCACCTACACCATCAACGACAACCGCAAGAAGCTCGTCGGCTTCGCCGGCCCCTACTACGAGGCGGGCCAGTCCCTCCTCGTCCGCACCGACGAGCACGACATCGACGGCCCCCAGGACCTCGACGGCAGGACGGTCTGCTCGGCCGCCGGATCCACCCCGTACCAGCGCATCGAGAAGGACTACCCGGAGGCCGAACTCGTCGCCTACGACACCTACTCCGTCTGCGTGGACAACCTCCTGACCTACCAGGTCGACGCCGTCACCACCGACGACACGATCCTCATGGGGTACGCGGCCAAGGTCCCCGACGAACTCAAGGTCGTCGGCGAGCCGTTCTCGAAGGAGCCGTACGGCATCGGCGTCCCGCACGGCGACAACGCCCTGCGCTTCGCCCTCGACGACGCCATCGCCGCCCACGAGAAGAACGGCGACTGGAAGAAGGCCTACGACGCCACCCTCGGCCTCTCCGGGGTCCCCGCCCCGACGCCGCCCGCCATCGACCGTTACCCGGCGAGCTGA
- a CDS encoding amino acid ABC transporter ATP-binding protein, with protein MAVVDPLIELRGVNKHYGALHVLQDVDLTVGRGEVVVVIGPSGSGKSTLCRAMNRLERVESGEIVVDGQPLPDEGKALARLRAEVGMVFQSFNLFAHKTVLANVSLAQIKVRKRKKEEADRRSRELLDRVGLAAHAEKYPAQLSGGQQQRVAIARALAMDPKALLFDEPTSALDPEMINEVLEVMQQLARDGMTMVVVTHEMGFARSAANRVVFMADGRIVEDRTPEEFFTSPRSERAKDFLSKILTH; from the coding sequence ATGGCCGTCGTCGATCCGCTGATCGAACTGCGTGGCGTCAACAAGCACTACGGCGCGCTGCACGTCCTCCAGGACGTGGACCTCACTGTCGGCCGCGGCGAGGTGGTCGTCGTCATCGGTCCCTCCGGCTCCGGGAAGTCCACTCTGTGCCGGGCGATGAACCGGCTGGAGCGCGTCGAGTCGGGCGAGATCGTCGTCGACGGGCAGCCCCTCCCCGACGAGGGCAAGGCACTCGCCCGGCTGCGGGCCGAGGTCGGCATGGTCTTCCAGTCCTTCAACCTCTTCGCGCACAAGACCGTCCTCGCCAACGTCTCCCTCGCGCAGATCAAGGTCCGCAAGCGCAAGAAGGAGGAGGCCGACCGGCGTTCGCGCGAACTCCTCGACCGGGTCGGCCTCGCCGCGCACGCCGAGAAGTACCCGGCGCAGCTCTCCGGTGGCCAGCAGCAGCGCGTGGCGATCGCCCGTGCCCTCGCCATGGACCCCAAGGCCCTCCTCTTCGACGAGCCGACCTCCGCGCTCGACCCCGAGATGATCAACGAAGTCCTCGAGGTCATGCAGCAGCTCGCCCGGGACGGCATGACGATGGTCGTCGTCACCCACGAGATGGGCTTCGCCCGGTCCGCCGCCAACCGGGTCGTCTTCATGGCCGACGGCAGGATCGTCGAGGACCGCACCCCCGAGGAGTTCTTCACGAGCCCGCGCAGCGAGCGCGCCAAGGACTTCCTCTCCAAGATCCTCACGCACTGA
- a CDS encoding DUF6278 family protein: MNIPFLDHWRKRHETSDSEGPLAAAFDRDPEGVGELLSECELLRARVEESGVVLDDSPRSLQDLDQLPPRWRDDPEELPWIGNDAGLYLGTVIVRNVPGARWQVWPGGGPVVRLASGREIQVVEAGLDWAMTGAPELYQVYAESAEY; this comes from the coding sequence ATGAACATTCCGTTTCTGGACCACTGGCGCAAGCGTCATGAGACCTCGGACTCCGAGGGGCCGCTGGCCGCGGCCTTCGACCGTGACCCCGAGGGAGTGGGGGAGCTGCTCTCCGAGTGCGAGCTGCTCCGCGCCCGCGTCGAGGAGTCCGGGGTGGTGCTCGACGACAGCCCCCGCTCCCTCCAGGATCTGGACCAGCTGCCGCCCCGTTGGCGGGACGACCCGGAGGAGCTTCCCTGGATCGGCAACGACGCCGGTCTCTACCTCGGCACCGTGATCGTCCGTAACGTCCCCGGGGCCCGCTGGCAGGTCTGGCCCGGTGGCGGCCCCGTCGTGCGCCTCGCCTCGGGCCGGGAGATCCAGGTCGTCGAGGCCGGTCTCGACTGGGCGATGACCGGTGCGCCGGAGCTGTACCAGGTGTACGCGGAGTCCGCCGAGTACTGA